In the genome of Gloeotrichia echinulata CP02, one region contains:
- a CDS encoding YdcF family protein yields the protein MKLLDQRLKKYGIFTLLTIIFVFLSLIPTRIAIASFQAPHPQAILTLGGSPDREEFTAEFAQNHPSLDIWVSSGQPPDSARAIFSKAYIPKSRLHLDYRAVDTVTNFTSLVADFQERQIHHVYLITSNFHMPRAKAIATLVLGSQGITFTPVSIPSQKPRESMLRIVRDSGRSLLWIVSGRTGASLNPRLNERLYAFR from the coding sequence ATGAAGCTGCTAGATCAAAGACTCAAAAAATATGGTATTTTTACGCTATTAACTATTATTTTCGTATTCTTAAGCCTCATTCCTACACGAATTGCGATCGCCTCCTTCCAAGCTCCCCATCCCCAAGCTATCCTTACCCTGGGCGGAAGTCCAGACAGGGAAGAATTCACTGCCGAATTTGCCCAAAACCACCCCAGTTTAGACATCTGGGTTTCCAGTGGTCAACCGCCAGATTCAGCCCGTGCCATTTTTAGCAAAGCATATATACCTAAGAGCCGCCTACACCTTGATTACCGTGCTGTTGACACTGTTACCAATTTTACTAGTCTAGTTGCAGATTTTCAAGAACGCCAAATTCACCACGTCTACCTAATTACCTCTAATTTTCACATGCCCAGAGCCAAGGCGATCGCCACTCTCGTTCTGGGTAGCCAAGGTATCACCTTTACCCCTGTTTCCATCCCCAGTCAGAAACCTCGAGAATCCATGCTCCGCATAGTTCGTGATAGTGGTCGCTCCCTGCTGTGGATTGTCTCAGGTCGTACTGGAGCCAGTCTTAACCCTCGTCTCAATGAACGATTATATGCGT
- a CDS encoding SRPBCC family protein → MSASYISDSTIKGADMAWSPDKQKLLMQGEILVETGSHTAWGGAVTAWMYVPLVRSHVWQQLTDYPRWVQYFPDITKSEVLHRGEVKRLYQAAQKAFLFFTAQVEIHLNVVEVLGQQIQFRMEKGTFEDFNANLELQDCGNGTILAYNVQATPNIPVPSIFIQQAMNFELPTNMRKMRQVLCKGQPILDFRFAILD, encoded by the coding sequence ATGTCTGCGTCTTATATTTCAGACTCAACTATTAAAGGTGCGGATATGGCTTGGAGTCCAGACAAACAAAAGTTGCTGATGCAGGGTGAAATTTTAGTGGAAACAGGATCGCATACGGCCTGGGGTGGTGCTGTTACCGCCTGGATGTATGTGCCACTGGTGCGATCGCATGTATGGCAGCAACTGACTGACTATCCCCGGTGGGTACAATATTTTCCCGATATTACCAAAAGCGAAGTTTTACACAGGGGTGAAGTCAAACGCTTATATCAAGCAGCACAAAAGGCTTTTTTATTTTTCACGGCTCAAGTTGAAATTCACCTCAATGTTGTAGAAGTGCTGGGGCAACAAATTCAATTTCGGATGGAAAAAGGGACTTTTGAGGATTTTAACGCTAATTTAGAGTTACAAGATTGCGGTAACGGCACAATCCTGGCTTATAATGTACAAGCGACACCTAATATCCCCGTTCCATCGATATTCATACAACAAGCTATGAATTTTGAGTTACCGACGAATATGCGTAAAATGCGA